In Paenibacillus ihbetae, the following are encoded in one genomic region:
- a CDS encoding NADP-dependent oxidoreductase: MKAMAVSTFGPPEVLTLMEMENPSAGPGTVRVRVKAAGVMPFDCRVREGTISYVRNQPFPIIPGNEFAGIIDQVGEGVKGFKAGMEVLGFSLFNSYAEYIVVSADQIVKKPPYMPWDIAGSLSGNGQGAHMALKAIGIGHGDTVIIHGAAGGFGTWACQLAKRWGAKVVIGTASEANHDYLRLLGVIPVHYGEGLVERVRAIAPQGVDAALDAAGAEALRASVELVPDRKRIRTLVAGELAGELGIPALEGTRTADRLQELTDLYEEGAVRILIRQSYPLAMAQEAHRLVETGHGRGKVVLTL, encoded by the coding sequence AACCCATCCGCAGGTCCCGGCACCGTGCGAGTTCGGGTGAAAGCTGCCGGCGTGATGCCCTTTGATTGCCGTGTACGGGAAGGAACGATATCCTATGTCCGCAATCAGCCGTTTCCCATTATTCCGGGGAATGAATTTGCCGGCATCATTGATCAAGTGGGCGAGGGGGTGAAAGGGTTCAAGGCCGGTATGGAGGTGCTAGGCTTCTCCCTATTCAACAGCTATGCGGAGTATATCGTAGTCAGTGCAGACCAAATCGTAAAGAAGCCGCCGTATATGCCGTGGGATATTGCAGGAAGTTTATCCGGCAACGGCCAAGGAGCGCATATGGCACTGAAGGCGATCGGCATCGGGCATGGCGATACCGTGATCATCCATGGCGCGGCAGGGGGATTCGGCACATGGGCCTGCCAGCTGGCTAAGCGCTGGGGGGCCAAGGTCGTCATCGGTACGGCTAGCGAAGCAAACCATGACTATTTGCGTTTACTCGGCGTCATCCCCGTCCATTACGGGGAAGGACTTGTGGAACGGGTACGCGCGATTGCACCCCAGGGCGTTGATGCTGCACTTGATGCCGCAGGAGCCGAGGCGCTCAGGGCTTCGGTAGAGCTTGTTCCGGATAGGAAAAGGATACGGACATTGGTAGCCGGGGAGCTCGCTGGCGAGCTTGGCATACCTGCGCTTGAGGGAACGCGAACCGCAGACAGGCTCCAAGAGCTGACCGATCTGTATGAGGAAGGGGCCGTTCGAATCCTTATTCGCCAATCTTATCCTCTGGCAATGGCGCAGGAGGCGCATCGTCTGGTGGAGACCGGTCATGGACGTGGAAAAGTGGTATTAACTTTATAA